TCTATATCCGATCTTACTTCTTCTGGTAATCTAATTGGATCTGCTGTAGGCAGCGGAATCAAAGGAATTTCTATTGGAGGAACGGTTACAAGTAATGTACAAGTTTATAATAACTCTATTAGTCTTGCTGGAACGGTTATTCGTTCAGGTGCCACTAATGACAAATCTGCTTGTATATTTATTGATAATGTTGCAGATAGTATGTATATTTATAATAACACTACTTCTAATAGTATACAAAATTCGACAGGTATTGATACAGCATTCTCATTCTATTGTATTGCAGCTTCATCAAAGTTAAAAGCTATTGACAATAATAATTATTATGTAAATGCTACAAGAAGTAGACTTGCCTTTTTCTTAAGTGCTGGTGCTGTAAATACTTTAGCGGCTATTAAAACTGCTTCTGGACAAGATACCTTCTCTTTATCGGGCAATCCAAAATATAATACTTCTACCAACCTTCGTCCACAAAGCACCACAAATTTATTTACCGCTGGTAAATCTTTAGCAGTAATTACTGATGATTTATTAGGTACAACACGCAGTGCAACTCCAACAATAGGTGCGTATGAAGATACTGGTGACTTTGCTGCTCCAGTAATTACCTATACAGCTTTTGCAAACAGCAGCAATGTGGCTACTTATAATGTAAATAGTAATGTGAAAGCCATTGACCCCACACCCGGCACACTAGCTACTAGTTGCAGAGTATATTATCGCAAATCGACAAACGCCAATGCATGGGGTGGTACTAACGATAATACCACAGATGGTTGGAAATATGTGGACGCAACAGTTAGTGGAATATATTTTAATATACCCATTGACCACAACCTGTTATACGGTGGAACTGCATCGGGCGATCAAATATATTACTTTGTAATAGCCCAAGATGGAAAAGCAATACCGAATGTTTCTTATTTAAATGGAACACTTACGTCAACACCTACTAGCACAACACTTACCACTGAATTCCCATTAACTGGCTCGCCTGATTCATATATTATCAACAACGCCGTGACTGGATGGATTGATGTGGGTCCAAGCTATCCTTATAAAAATTTAACAGGCGATACCGGTGTATTCAAATTCATCAACCAAAATATTTTGGGTGGCAATTTACATGTGCGTATACGTGAAAATTTAGTAGAACCAGGTACACATGCATTAAACGAAATAAGTGATAGTATTGGAAACTCAAGGGTAATTATATATCCTGACAGTGGAGGTATTACCCGCAACATCACAGGCTATGTAGCACAAGCAATGATAAGAATAAGTGGTGCTGACCGTGTAACTTTCGATGGCCGCGATACAGCAACGCTCACAGGGAAGTACTTAATGTTCCGCAATACCCATGCAACCAACTCTACTTTCAAATACTTGAACGATGCAAGCTATGACACCATTGAGTATTGCACAGTCGAAGGTATGAATTCCTCATCCATATCAGGAGTATTATATATAGGACAAGGCTTAGCAAATGGTGCAGATAATCTCACTTTTAACAATACTGATTTTAGAAACCGTAGCGATTCCGCGGCGGCAGTGCTACCAAATACTGTTATTTATTGCGAAGGCCAGTCAATATATATACTTAACGACAATATCAATATTACCAATAATAATATATATAACTTTAGTAACGCTGGAATTTTTGCAGCTAATATTGGAAACGGTTCTGGCATAAATATTACTGGAAACAATTTCTACTTCAATCATTCCACAAATGCAACCACTAGTCAATTTTGTATTAACTGGGCTGCGGGAGGTTTGTCGGGAGGCAATACCATTAATGATAATTATTTTGGTGGTTCTACTGCCAATTGCGGAGGTGCGGCTTGGACCAATGCCTCTGTAACAGCAGGAACATCATGGAATGCCATTCGTATTACTGGTAATAGCGTAAATTCAAATATTTTGGGTAATACCATTCAAAACCTTCAAATTCCCAATGCAGGTAATGGTCCACAGTTTATTGGTATTTTTGTGAATGGTAGTGGTGAAGAAACAATTGGAAGTGATCTAAAACCAAATATTATTGGTAGTGCATCTGACACCGCAGGGATTACCGTTAATACTGGTAATTCTCAGTTTGGTATTGTTGGCACTTCTACCAATAATGTTCGCATCCGTTATAACCAAATCCAAGGTTTGAAGTTGGGTGCATCAACCACAGCATTTACAGGCATTCAAGTTACTGGTGCTACTGGATTCGATTCAATCGAAAATAATACTATTGGGGCAAGTGCTACTGTAAATAGCATAAACCATTATGGTACAAGTACTGTGATAGGAATTACTGCAGTCAAAACTTTCGGGTCCTACGTGGCGAATAACACTATTCAAAGTATTAGCACTTTTGGTGCTACACAGTTTCAAGGTATTAATCAATCTGCTTCAAATGTGGGTTCTAACATTTACACAATTGGAAATACAATTGGCTCTTCAACCGCTGCAAATGGCATTAGATTATATGGCGTACACACAGGTTTTTATGGATTGATAACTAGTACAGTAACAGGTAAATCATATATATCGGGAAATACAGCAAAAGGAATACAGCTACTTAACAATGCAGCCACAGGGCAAGTAACTTTCGGACAGTTTAGCGGCTATGACAATTATATATACAGCAACACCTTTGGTGAATTAGGTGCTACAAATAGCATTGTGTCTGCCGGCAATAGCCCCTTTCTCGCCTTTAACAATACAAATAATGATTCCTTATTCTTCTACGGTAATACAATTGCAGGTGTAAATATGTCAAATACTAGCACTCCTGTTTTTTATGGTATTTACCAAGCTACGAATAATGCATATATACTTGACTCGGGCAATATGGTTGGAAACCCTGCTGTAAACGGTAGTATCACAATGGCAGGTTCGGGCTTTTTCTTTGGATTGTACAATGCAAATTCCAATACCTTTGGTCTTGACTTTAAAAACAATACCATCGGTGGTTTAACTAGGTCTTTAGCTGGAGGGTCATACACAAATTACATGATATACAATCAAAACAGTTCCAATACTGTTAGCGGTCATAAGTTTAGAAACAATACCATTGAAAACTTAAGTTTTGCGGGTGCCGCCACTCTTTATGGTATTTATACCTTTGGAAGTGCTACTCCAAGTTTAGGCTTGCAGATAAATGACAATAGTATTAAAACAATAGCATTTACACACAGTAGTTCTTCTTCCTCAATGTATGGAATTTTCCCAGCTTCTGGTGCTCCCGATTTGGTATCCTATAATAATACAATTGGGCATGCTACATTTACTAATAATATTACTATGAATGAAGTAGGTACTTTTGCCGGTATTTATAATAGCAACGCTACCGACACGGTTATGATATATAACAATATAGTAGCAGGGATCAATATTAATAATTCCGCAACATCACCCTCAATTTATGGAATTTACAATTCTACTACTGCGTCATTATTCCTAGACTCTGCAAATACTATTGGTAACACTGGAGTTAGTGGAAGTATTACAATTGGTGGACTCGGCACATTTTATGGCCATCAATTTATTGGCAATCCTGCTAACGGTATAAAAATTAAAAACAATATTGTTGGAGGCATATTGCGATCAGGTACTGGAACTTACATAAGTTATGGTATACAAAATACTGATGCAAGTAATACCAATAGTGCACATAATATCAATAATAACACTATCCAAAATATGACCTTTGCGGGTGCTGCTACTACTTATGGCATTCACTCTGTTTCTTCATCTGCTGTAGCTAATAATGGCGGACCTGGCGATAGGGTTTACAACAACGTTATTAAAACTGTTTCGTTTACACATAGTACCGCATCATCGCTCTTCTATGGCATTTTCCACAATAATGCTTCCGATTGGTTGGTTTACAATAATACAATTGGAGATACTTCTACTACAGGAAATATTACCATGAATGAATTGGGCACTAACGGATTTGCAGGTATTTGGAATGCCAATACAAACCCCGATACCAGCATTATCTATGGTAATGCAATTGGTGGTATTACTATTAACAACTCTAGCACCAGCCCAAGTATGTATGGTATTGGGCAAAATGGAGCGACTTCGACAAACTGGTACTTTCTTGATTCAGCCAATGTGGTTGGAAATAGCAATGTAAATGGAAGTATTACGATAAATGGAGCAGGGGCTTTCTATGCTCACTATATGCCTGCCACTATTGCAGTTTCTGGAACAGGACATACTATTAAAAATAACAGTATTGGAGGATTGACTAGAACAGGTAGTGGATCGGCCAATACCTATGGAATTTTTGAAACGTATGCACCTGCTTCTATTACTAGCAATAATCTTGTTGGCAACAACACTATTAGCAATTGGAGCTTAGCAAATCCTGGAATCACTACAGGTATTTATTGCAGTGTGAGTGCGGGCAGGTACAGCTATATATATAATAATACTGTAAAGGCTATTACCCTTACCAATGCAGGCTCAGCTAGTTCTTTTTCAGGAATTGCATTCAATGCAGGTAAAGTTAACTTTACCCAACCTGACTCAAGCAGTGCAGGTAATAATGTGGTGGGCGACCCCAATGTTTCCAATAGTATTAATAGTGCTTTGAATGGCCCTCACAGTGGAATTAGTACTGTTGCAGCAAGTGCCACTATGATTAGAGGTAACAGCGTAAATAACATCACCGCTACTTCTTCTGGCACAAGCAATGGGATAGTTGGTATTGCTGCAGGAAATGGTGCCACTGCTGCGGAAATTACTAGTAACACTGTTAAAAACTTAAGCTGTGCTGGTACAAGTACTAACGCTTTAAGTACTGGCGGTTCTGTTAGTGGCATCTTTACTACATCAACTTCTACCATGAATGTTCAAAATAATATCATCAATGGTATTGCTCTTACCAGCTCAGGGACTACATCATTTGCCACTGGAATTGATTTATACTTGCCAGGTGCTACTACTGTAAATTCAAATAGAATATTTAACTTGGCCTCTAATAGCAATGGTGATTTGTCAGGCTTGTATTTCAGAAGCACGAACAACACAACACATGTAATTAAAAACAACCAGATTACTATTGCGAATGGCGGTAATACAAATGATGCACTTATTAAAGGTATCTATGCCGACCAAGCTGCTGCAACAAGTACTACACAACTTTACTATAATACGGTATTGCTTAGTGGTTCAGTTTCATCAGGCTCAAACTTAAGTACTGCATATTATAGAAATAGCACCACAGGAAATACTAATGTATTGAATAATATATTCATGAACGAACGCACTGGAGGTAGCGGCACTCATTTGGCACAATGGTATGGTTCAGGCATTACTAATAACCGTACAAACTATAACTTGAACGTAACGGCTGACAGCAATAATGTTGCCCGTAGCAGTTCTACCAATTACAACCTCAATGCATGGCGTAATGGCTTGCAACGCGACAGTAGTGGTTGGTATGCGATAGCAGGAACAAATGTTGTGGCCGATAGTATGTTCATCGATAGAGTGAATGGCGATTTGGGAATAAACACCACCACTACCGAGGCTTGGTATGCCTGCGGTAAAGGTTTGCAAACACCTGGTTATGCCGATGAATACGGGAACCCTGCATCTGTTAGAAGTACAACTATAGCTACAGGTGCACCTGATATCGGTTCCGATGAATTTACACCTACCTCTGAGCCCGATGCATTATTTGTAAAAGGCCCACATACCAATAATAACACGGATTCATTGATGTACGGTTTCAGACCTGTAGCCTATATATATTGGAAAGGGGGCACTTTGCCTACCTATGGCAACTTGCGTTATTATACAGGAACAACTCCTCCTGATAATACCAATAATGGATTAAACCCTACAGCTAAGTATATGAATTGCTACTGGATAATTGCTGCCACAGGTGGAACTTTATATGAGTATGATATCAATTTCAAGTATGATGATGCATTGGTGGGAACATTGAGTTCAGAAAGCAATTTGAGAATTTCACGTAAACAAATAAATGTTTTGGGAACTTGGAAAGCACATATAGCCGATGCAACTGTAAACACAAGTACCAATATTATGCGACTTGTGAATACCACTGGATTCTCGGTTTGGACAGGTAGCGACCAGAGCGACCCATTGCCTCTTACCTTAGTGAGCTTTACTGGTAAAAAACAAGACAAAAATGTAATGTTGAACTGGGTTACCTCATTCGAAGAGCAAATGGATGGTTATGAAGTAGAATACAGTATCGATGCTCAAAACTTTGCAAGCATCGGATTTGCGAAAGCGGTGAATAACCATTTCAGCGAATGTAATTATAACTTGTTGCATACTTCACCTGTTACAGGAAACAACTACTACCGTTTGAAAACTTTAGAAAGCAATGGTAAGTTTAGCTATAGCAATATCGTGGTGGTTAATTTTGACGATGTTGAGCAGATGCAAATTGTTATTCAACCAAACCCTTCAAAAGACCAGGTGAGTATCGTATTGCAAAACCAAACACAGCCCGCCTTAATCCAAGTGTTTGACATGGCAGGCCGCTTAATGTTCAATGAGAAAGTTACTTTAGGTCAGAACATTACTCAGGTAAACCTACAAAACTGGAACTTGGGTAGCTATATTTTACGAGTTACCAATGAAGACGGAACCTCATTCGTTCATAGAATAATGAAAGTAGAAGAATAGAATCATCTAATTTATAAAATCAAATTTCAAAAGCCGTCCATTTCTAATGGGCGGCTTTTGTTTTTTAGCAAGTGCGATAACAATAACTCTACAAACACTTTACTTTTGCAGAACAATATATACAACGACAGATGGATTTCAAAATAAGACCCGGAACGGTCGAAGACATGCCTACCGTAATGGCCTTGGTAAAAGAACTAGCTGATTACGAGCAAGCCCCTCACGAGGTTGAAGTTACGTTAGAGGAACTAGAAAAAGACTTTGCTATGGAATACTTCCATTTTTTAGCTGCTGAGGTAAAAGGTAAAGTAGTAGGGATCTGCCTTTATTTTATCAAATACTCAACCTGGAAAGGCAAATGTATATACCTGGACGATATCATAGTACACGATACTTACAGAGGAGAAGGGATAGGTTCCAAGCTTTTTGAAAGTCTGATAGGCATGGCACAAGAAATGGGCGTTCGCAAACTAGAATGGATGGTACTTAACTGGAACGAGAATGCTATTGGCTTTTACGAAAAATTCCCAACGGTTTTCGATAGCGAGTGGATACTTTGCAAACTCACGGAAAAGGAAATTAAAAAATATCCTATTCAAAGCAATTAAAAGTTTGCCACTTGCAAAATTATTCTTTACTTTTGCACTCCCAAAAATAACACATACATGCATTTAACTTCTGAAGACAAGAAAGCAATTTTTGAAAAACATGGCAAAGTAGCTACCAATACCGGTAGCCCCGAGAGCCAAATAGCTTTATTCACAACCCGTATCAACCACATATCGGGTCATTTGAAAACCAATAAAAAGGACAAATCTGCTGAGTTGAGCCTTATTAAAATGGTAGGTAAACGCCGTTCATTGCTCGATTACTTGACACATAAAGATATTTTTCGTTATCGTGCCATCATCAAAGAACTTGAACTTAGGAAATAATTCCTTTTATAAATATTCTACTATAACAGTCAGTTATTCAAAAATAAATTGGGTAACTGACTGTTTTAGTTTCTATCCACGCCACAAACAAATTAAAATATAAATAACAACAGCAGCAAGGGGTCCGGCATTGTGGACAGCCCTCAAATTGTTGCACTAAACAAGCGGTTCAAAAAATTATGATTACCCCAATTACAAAAACAATTGACCTAGGAGATGGACGTACCATTACCCTAGAAACAGGAAAACTGGCCAAACAAGCAGACGGTTCAGTAGTAGTTAAGCAAGGCAACACCATGTTACTTGCCACTGTGGTTTCTAACAAAGAAGCCAAACCAGATATGGATTTCCTTCCCCTTTCTGTCGATTACCAAGAAAAATTTGCAGCCGTAGGCCGCATCCCCGGTAGTTTTCTCCGTCGTGAGAGCCGCCTTAGCGATTACGAAGTACTTATCTGTCGTATTGTGGACAGGGCTTTGCGTCCTTTATTCCCCGACGATTACCATGCCGATACCCAAGTTATTATTAGCCTAATATCTTCCGATGAAGATATAATGCCCGATGCCTTGGCAGGTCTTGCAGCATCTGCAGCTATTTCTATATCCGATATCCCTTTCGATGGCCCAATTAGCGAAGTACGTATTGCACGTATCGATGGCAAATGGTGCATCAACCCACTTAAATCGCAAATGGTAAATGCCGACATCGACCTTATAGTTGCTGGCACCAAACACGATTTGAATATGGTGGAAGGTGAAATGAGCGAAGTGAGTGAAGCCGATATGCTTGAAGCCATGAAGCTTGCCCATGAAAGTATTAAAGTACAAATACAAGCTCAAGAAGAATTTGCTGCCATGGTGGGCGTTACCAAACGCGAATACAAACACGAGAATAGTGACCTTGAATTGAAGCAAGCTATTAAAGATTTTTGTTATGATAAAATAGTTGCAGTTGCCTCTAGTGCTTCGGCCAAAAGTGAACGAAGTGCAGCTTTTAAAGCTATTGCAAAAGAGTTTGTTGAAAGCCTAGGCGAAGACCATGGGAAAGAACCTTTCCTCATTAAAAAATATGTACACGACATTGAGAAAGAAGCTATACGCAATGTAGTATTAGATACCCGTAAAAGACTTGACGGACGTGAGCTTACCGAGATCAGACCTATCTGGTCAGAAGTGGGTTACTTGCCTGCTACCCACGGTTCAGCTATCTTTACCCGTGGCGAAACACAATCACTAACTTCTATCACCCTTGGTTCAAAGCTCGACGAGCAATTGCTCGATGCTCCTATGGCCAGCGGCAAAGGAAGATTCATGTTACATTATAACTTCCCCGGTTTCTCTACTGGCGAAGTAAAGCCTAACCGTGCCCCTGCTCGTAGAGAGATTGGTCATGGCTACTTGGCTTCTCGTGCAGTACGTAAAGTTATGCCCGACCAAACAGTTTGCCCTTATGTAGTGCGTATTGTGAGCGATGTATTAGAATCAAACGGTTCTTCTTCAATGGCTACGGTTTGTGCCAGCTCATTGGCTTTGATGGATGCAGGTGTTAAATTGAATAGCCACGTATCAGGCATTGCCATGGGGATGATTGCTGACGAAACCACTGGCAAAATAGCTATACTTTCAGATATATTGGGCGACGAAGATCACTTAGGCGATATGGACTTTAAAGTATGCGGTACCGAAAAAGGAATCGTGGCTTGCCAAATGGATATTAAAGTAAACGGACTAAGTTACGATGTGCTTGCCCAAGCTTTGGAGCAAGCCCGCCAAGGTCGTTTGCACATACTGGGCAAAATGAAAGAAACCCTTGCTGCTCCAAATGCAGATTACAAACCACATACACCGCGTATTGAAAGTGTGATTGTAGACAATGAGTTTATTGGTGCCATTATTGGCCCTGGAGGTAAACATATACAACAACTACAAAAAGATACGGGCACTACCATCTCTATTACGGAAAATGCTACTGGCCAAGGTGTGGTTGAAATTATGGCAACCAATGGCGATGGAATGGCTGCTGCCCTTAAAGCAATTAAAGGCATTACTACCAAACCAATAGTAGGTGAAGTATACGAAGGTATCGTTCGTTCTATACAGCCGTTCGGTGCTTTTGTTGAATTCCTACCTGGCAAAGACGGCTTGTTGCATATCTCAGAAATATCGCACGCACGCCTCAACAGTATGGACGGTGTTTTACAACTGGGCGAAGAAATACAAGTGAAACTGGTTGAAGTAGACCAAAAAACTGGTAAGTTCCGCCTAAGCCGCAAGGTATTATTGCCAAGAGAGGAAGCGGTGAAGTAATAATATAAATATAATAGAAAAGCCCTGCTGAGAAGTAGGGCTTTTTTGTTGTTTGACTGGTTCGTATTCTGCTCAATCAAACCATCGCAAATAAATCTCAACAACTACCTAAAATTACAAATTGTAGATTAAAACACCACCCACCACCTATAATTTCGCAGTTAATTACGACCATGCAGTTTTCGGATATAATAGGACATACCAAGCTTAAGCAAAAAATGGCGGCCACCATTGCCGAAGGCCGTATTGCCCATGCACAAATGTTTGTGGGTGCCGAGGGTACAGGAGCATTGCCACTGGCACTTGCCTATGCTGCATTGGTTAATTGCGAAAACCCAACGGAGACCGACTCCTGCGGCGTGTGCAACTCTTGCAACAAAACAAACAAACTAATCCATAGCGACCTACACTTCACCTTCCCCACTGTGGGCAAAGATGTAGTGAGCAGCGATCTGATGGAACAATGGCGTAAAGCCCTCACCGAAAACCCCTACATGGGCTACCGCGACTGGGTGCTAAAAATTGGCGAAGAGGGCAAGCAAGGGAATATTAATACCAAAGAAACCGCAGATATATTCCGCAGGCTTAGTTTGAAAGCTTTGGAGGGAAAGTTCAAAATACAAATTATTTGGGGTGTAGAATATCTGAAAGAGCAAGGTAATAAACTACTGAAAATATTGGAAGAGCCGCCCGAAGGAACACTCTTTATTTTGGTATGTGAAGACCCTAACCAAGTATTACCCACCATTCTCAGTCGAACTCAAATAGTACAAATCCCGCCGATAGATTATAATAGTCTCACCGCTGCATTGGTAGCTGAGGGAATGGAAGAAGCTCTAGCCAAGCAAACTGCTTCACTAAGCAGCGGCAGTTGGCTTATGGCACTATCACTTTCACAAAACTCAGCCAACGATTTATTTACTTACCTCAAAGATTTTTTGAACCTGTCTTTGTTCGATAGCAAAATACCCGAACGTATACGCCTTATAGACAGCTTAGCCCAATGGGGACGTGAACCACTGAAGCTTTTCATTAATTATCTCATTGACATGCTACACAAAGCCGAGCATATCAGTTTTCAAACAAATTTGGCCAAAACCGCCTTTGCCGAGGAAAATGTTTTCTTAGAAAAATTTGCCATGATGCTTACGCCCTATAAGGCTGAGCTTATTTTTAAAAAGGCGAATGATGCGATAATGCACATTGAAAGAAATGGCAATGCCAAATTAGTGTTGTTTAATTTATCTTTGTCGGTTAGAAATGTGCTCGCCAGTTAGCAATTGGCCACATACAAAATTGATTAAGAGTATTTTAAAGCTATAAATTTTAAAAAAGATGGGATGTAGTAGTTGTGGAAGCGGTGGCTGTAGCACCGGCGGTTGTGGCACAGGATGCGGCAACAACGATATAAAAGGCACATCGGGGTGCAATAAACTTAATGTATATGATTGGCTTGGCGGCATGAAACTACCTCCCGGACACAAACCATTTAATATAGTGGAAGTTCGTTTCAAAGGAAGCCGCAAAGAGTTTTTCCGTAATAACAATAATATAGAACTATACATGGGCGACCCTGTGATAGTTGATGCTGACAATGGTTTCGATATAGGGCATGTCTCTTTAAAAGGCGAATTGGTTAAGCTTCAATTAAAGAAATATAATATTGCAGATACCGACAACCGACTGAAAGAAATACAGAGACTTCCTCGTGAAAATGAATTGGTCCGTTATAAAGAAATAAAAGCAGAAGAAGCTGGCATGTTGCAACGTGCCCGTACTGTAGCCCTGCAAATGGGTTTGCAAATGAAGTTGAGTGATATAGAGTTGCAAGGCGACCGCAAAAAAGTAATCTTCTTTTATACTGCCGAAGACCGAGTAGACTTTAGAGAACTTATAAAAAAATACGCAGATGAATTCCGCACACGCATTGAAATGCGTCAGATAGGCTACAGACAAGAAGCTTCTAGACTTGGAGGTATAGGTAGCTGTGGCCGAGAACTCTGCTGTTCAACCTGGCTCACCGATTTCAAAATGGTAACTACCAGTGCTGCTCGTTAC
The sequence above is drawn from the Bacteroidota bacterium genome and encodes:
- a CDS encoding BNR-repeat neuraminidase N-terminal domain-containing protein: MNNFYKLLMLAAFTISANAMQGQLTGSRTIPSANYGSVRIAVDSINTYGVGAGGIIFNITPGHYEMTSGNIALLNYTTTSNSIVFKKNGAGANPIITAGTGTGTRDGILRIEGTDSVTIDGLELRDTITNTTATQMMEYGVAFFRNSATNGSNNCKVINCVIKLQKSNTNNSIGVSLTITNSTGATQTGTVVGYRASNLLIENDSISNVTSGIHLSNTGTPISPLYDDNVIIRNNNISNFGNTSSTYYGIRFDQCTNSSIYNNTIIGGTGNTVTCYGIYNTGNDSMTNTVRKNTITLTPSNTSSQVTAIIFASYSGAAGTLNVDSNTIQNCTMAAATTSNWYGIYLNSSTNFTNVINGNIFSNNKYGSTSTTSTGDFHAIYMAGANNTSSGSSITIAGNSITGHARYQSTIGAGFAYMIGMTVEALTVNIFNNTIQNDTMPSNSIFAGIYNTASSATVTRRIYNNTVKNIVRSNASTGEKYGIYFNSGSTSIDSVYNNTVSDWNTLGTGQFIGIGASSTGNKYFDRDSIYNITDSSTSTNYMLYCINGITNNVVIANNYIYNITSRANSFTHHNIFNSSGNAGTANSGRIDSNYINTLSFPNTTTGIVYGIQTTGHPYTYNIRNNTISSISYGGGSTVATGLFYGINPSGTNLTANSTLNVSNNSISSFTRSQSSPGSGVTYGIYGSNAGNIFNNVFNNTVQSINAPSNSDMAGIFLAGSSASIYKRIYNNVVKSFTRSTSTNGTTEGIYMSGTCLSDSVFNNTINTFTSIGTGVTYGIRSEGASTNKYVFNDSIYNITATGTINGISQANGTTCNYHRNIVSGLTSNTATTGVVNGISMTTGIAVNIFNNKVANLTAPSHTGFSVNSITGISISGGTAANVYYNTVYLNNTTNTGTTFGSAALFLSTTPTVYSINNILVNNSVQSGTGTTSACYRSSTVLTTHRDSSGYNLYYVSSVGTQRNLMFDGTTRSQTLLQLKTYFRTHAFGLREQYSINESPTFLSTTYSSNNFLRVDSTIASGIESGGRLQPSTFSSNDFERNTVRTGYPLGGQSNGGGKLPDIGAYEFDGLPNTAHAYSTSNVTHPTMLAAARNRKNQQILKMEVVTTGAYDLQSVTNFTLNANNTDNIADVDSAMLYYTGNVNSFDTFMYIGRVKPSIINYNIATNFKLQPGSNYFWLVYQTNDTVILADSIDAELVGVTVGGAVQTINAAPDKGREIKGPMCGNFTVGVAGNYTTITDLASELGNREVDTTCTIGVVCKLLDATYSTNETYPIVFDSIVGTGAGGRTITLKPASGVSATIVSSQNHSLVQFKGTRYFTVDGNNGNGQKNLTFNNNNSSPTAASIADVCLISYGTNLGAKYMTFKNTNFTSFTGSPNGTLNTASAGIATGTIATAVAAAIDIDNLTIDSCWFYNVAQAGVFQGATILDTLTITHNIVGHDDYTTNRGSYGFFITNAGVTYFNYNNIYNLISSSPVSFVNPYGVSIQNTLVGGLIEIKKNTFKSIRYERVTATGFGTAAIFVSPNVANSNVRIHNNSISDLTSSGNLIGSAVGSGIKGISIGGTVTSNVQVYNNSISLAGTVIRSGATNDKSACIFIDNVADSMYIYNNTTSNSIQNSTGIDTAFSFYCIAASSKLKAIDNNNYYVNATRSRLAFFLSAGAVNTLAAIKTASGQDTFSLSGNPKYNTSTNLRPQSTTNLFTAGKSLAVITDDLLGTTRSATPTIGAYEDTGDFAAPVITYTAFANSSNVATYNVNSNVKAIDPTPGTLATSCRVYYRKSTNANAWGGTNDNTTDGWKYVDATVSGIYFNIPIDHNLLYGGTASGDQIYYFVIAQDGKAIPNVSYLNGTLTSTPTSTTLTTEFPLTGSPDSYIINNAVTGWIDVGPSYPYKNLTGDTGVFKFINQNILGGNLHVRIRENLVEPGTHALNEISDSIGNSRVIIYPDSGGITRNITGYVAQAMIRISGADRVTFDGRDTATLTGKYLMFRNTHATNSTFKYLNDASYDTIEYCTVEGMNSSSISGVLYIGQGLANGADNLTFNNTDFRNRSDSAAAVLPNTVIYCEGQSIYILNDNINITNNNIYNFSNAGIFAANIGNGSGINITGNNFYFNHSTNATTSQFCINWAAGGLSGGNTINDNYFGGSTANCGGAAWTNASVTAGTSWNAIRITGNSVNSNILGNTIQNLQIPNAGNGPQFIGIFVNGSGEETIGSDLKPNIIGSASDTAGITVNTGNSQFGIVGTSTNNVRIRYNQIQGLKLGASTTAFTGIQVTGATGFDSIENNTIGASATVNSINHYGTSTVIGITAVKTFGSYVANNTIQSISTFGATQFQGINQSASNVGSNIYTIGNTIGSSTAANGIRLYGVHTGFYGLITSTVTGKSYISGNTAKGIQLLNNAATGQVTFGQFSGYDNYIYSNTFGELGATNSIVSAGNSPFLAFNNTNNDSLFFYGNTIAGVNMSNTSTPVFYGIYQATNNAYILDSGNMVGNPAVNGSITMAGSGFFFGLYNANSNTFGLDFKNNTIGGLTRSLAGGSYTNYMIYNQNSSNTVSGHKFRNNTIENLSFAGAATLYGIYTFGSATPSLGLQINDNSIKTIAFTHSSSSSSMYGIFPASGAPDLVSYNNTIGHATFTNNITMNEVGTFAGIYNSNATDTVMIYNNIVAGININNSATSPSIYGIYNSTTASLFLDSANTIGNTGVSGSITIGGLGTFYGHQFIGNPANGIKIKNNIVGGILRSGTGTYISYGIQNTDASNTNSAHNINNNTIQNMTFAGAATTYGIHSVSSSAVANNGGPGDRVYNNVIKTVSFTHSTASSLFYGIFHNNASDWLVYNNTIGDTSTTGNITMNELGTNGFAGIWNANTNPDTSIIYGNAIGGITINNSSTSPSMYGIGQNGATSTNWYFLDSANVVGNSNVNGSITINGAGAFYAHYMPATIAVSGTGHTIKNNSIGGLTRTGSGSANTYGIFETYAPASITSNNLVGNNTISNWSLANPGITTGIYCSVSAGRYSYIYNNTVKAITLTNAGSASSFSGIAFNAGKVNFTQPDSSSAGNNVVGDPNVSNSINSALNGPHSGISTVAASATMIRGNSVNNITATSSGTSNGIVGIAAGNGATAAEITSNTVKNLSCAGTSTNALSTGGSVSGIFTTSTSTMNVQNNIINGIALTSSGTTSFATGIDLYLPGATTVNSNRIFNLASNSNGDLSGLYFRSTNNTTHVIKNNQITIANGGNTNDALIKGIYADQAAATSTTQLYYNTVLLSGSVSSGSNLSTAYYRNSTTGNTNVLNNIFMNERTGGSGTHLAQWYGSGITNNRTNYNLNVTADSNNVARSSSTNYNLNAWRNGLQRDSSGWYAIAGTNVVADSMFIDRVNGDLGINTTTTEAWYACGKGLQTPGYADEYGNPASVRSTTIATGAPDIGSDEFTPTSEPDALFVKGPHTNNNTDSLMYGFRPVAYIYWKGGTLPTYGNLRYYTGTTPPDNTNNGLNPTAKYMNCYWIIAATGGTLYEYDINFKYDDALVGTLSSESNLRISRKQINVLGTWKAHIADATVNTSTNIMRLVNTTGFSVWTGSDQSDPLPLTLVSFTGKKQDKNVMLNWVTSFEEQMDGYEVEYSIDAQNFASIGFAKAVNNHFSECNYNLLHTSPVTGNNYYRLKTLESNGKFSYSNIVVVNFDDVEQMQIVIQPNPSKDQVSIVLQNQTQPALIQVFDMAGRLMFNEKVTLGQNITQVNLQNWNLGSYILRVTNEDGTSFVHRIMKVEE
- a CDS encoding GNAT family N-acetyltransferase, whose translation is MDFKIRPGTVEDMPTVMALVKELADYEQAPHEVEVTLEELEKDFAMEYFHFLAAEVKGKVVGICLYFIKYSTWKGKCIYLDDIIVHDTYRGEGIGSKLFESLIGMAQEMGVRKLEWMVLNWNENAIGFYEKFPTVFDSEWILCKLTEKEIKKYPIQSN